CAATTCTGATTTTGATATGTTATTAATCTCAACCTGCTCAATATATTCTAGAATCAACGTTAATTTatatcatgtcttcttcatAATATGCAGTTGATTATTCCTTGGAAATGGCCTGTCAATATGGATAGGAGAAGCATCTCACATAATCTGTAGGTTTTTTAGAAAAGCAATAGTGAGTGTCATTTGGTAGTACTTCTTCCCCTCCATTTCTGGAATTGATAGGAGGTATTGCACAAACAAAAGTAACATATACATATTACAGTTTTTCCCAATGTCTGAAAGACATAAATTTTCCATGTTATCGTTCTTGTTACTGATTGTAAATAATTGTGCTTATCTTGAAGAGCACATGTGGTATATTTGGTAGAAAAATATAGTGAAAGATCGTGGAGGATTCCAATATGGACATAAGGTATTCTTCACTTGAAAGTATAATCCACCTTAATTGTGGATGATGGCTTCATTGCATAAATGGTAAAAGGGTTTCTCTGGGATGCTTGTTCTCACCCAATATATTGGATGGGGCACTGCTAATTGAGCCATTGTGAGATTTAGTTTTCATTATAGAATTGTACTCTATTGTGATCAGGTCTATGCAAAGGGTGGGAAGACCATTGTTTTCACACAGACAAAGCGAGATGCTGATGAAGTCTCAATGGCACTAACAAATAGCATTGCTTCGGAGGCACTACATGGTGATATATCTCAGCATCAAAGGGAGAGAACGTTAAATGGTTTCCGTCAAGGAAAATTCACTGTGCTTGTTGCTACTGATGTTGCGGCGCGTGGGCTTGATATTCCTAATGTTGATTTAGTAAGTAGATGATATTTCTTTTATGATCACTCatcatttattaactttttaagATGTAATGTAGcttaatatctttttaaaattaatataaatgtgGTGTTtgagttaatttattaataataataagagctaagctaattattttttcaaccaaaaaaatcAGTTGAAAATATCGGGGATTAATTATGACATTTAATTTTTACTCAATCTGATGAACCTCTGTATCACAGCAACAGTGGGGCTAAccattttttcaacaaaaaggCAAAATCAGTTGAAAAAATCAGGGAGCTAAGCTAACcgttttttcaacaaaaaaaatcagttgAAATAATCAGGGTTTAGTTATGAAATTTCATTATTACTTAATCTGATGAACAGAAAATATCAGGGTtaactattttttcaaaaaaataaaaaaataaaaaaatcagggTTTAGTTATGAcgtttacttattacttaatctGATGAACCTCTGTATCATAGCAACagtgggaagaaaaatgcaGTTTCAGAAGAAATGCACCCTAACTTTAGGAGCATTTCTTTGGATGCTTTACCTTTAGTAAATTGTGGAGCTAATTTATACTGAATGTCCTGTCTGGACTTGTTATTCTGATGTTTGACAGCAATTAAGTTAACTTGCATGGTTTTCTAGACCTGATTCCGGTTGCGTTTCGTGTAGTGTTTTAAACTTGATAACTTGGGGGCCTTTTTGCATTAAACATTTAgtcaaaattatgttttcaacaTATTCAGAAGTATGTGGACCTCTTTTTTCTCCAGATTATCCACTATGAATTGCCCAATGATCCAGAGACTTTTGTGCATCGCTCTGGTCGTACTGGACGTGCAGGAAAAGAGGGCACTGCCATTCTGATGTTTACTAGTAGCCAGCGGAGAACAGTCAAATCCCTTGAACGTGATGTGGGATGCAAGTTTGAGTTTATTAGCCCCCCAGCTATTGAAGAGATTTTGGAGTCATCAGCTGAACAAGTTGTTGCTACTCTTAATGGAGTTCATCCCAAGTCTGTGGAGTTCTTTACCCCAACTGCACAGAAACTGATTGAAGAAAAAGGAACAGGTGCTCTTGCAGCTGCGCTGGCACACCTGAGTGGTTTCTCGCAGCCTCCTTCATTCCGGTCTCTTATTAGCCATGAACAGGTAAAAAGTAGGCATCGAGCTTGAATTTTTAAGTCTTAGAAATGCTTGAATTTCCTTAAAGGTAACTCTTTTAAGCTCTTCAACTGtaaattaaacatgaaaagctagaaatataatatcatattgGTTACTAATCTTAAATCCATATAGTTTTGAGTCTTGGGAAGTAAATAGTTAAAATGTGCTTTGCATGGTGCATTTGTTGTGCCAAGAATGGCTTAAGATTTTGGTTCTAGATCCTGTCACTTTTTTAGTGCAATAGTTGATAGGGAGTGGGGTGTGTGGGGCTCAGTCATCAGGGGTTTGTCTTTGTTGTAATGTGGTTAGGTTATGGGGGCTTTGGAGCCCACGAATTCTGTTTTGTGCATGTTGTATATCTGCAGCTGTCTTTTTTACTTCTCAGTATGTTTGTGTATTTTCAATTGCAGAaatctttgtttctttcttcttgtttGGGCATGCCTAATATGCCAATTTGGCTACTTTGTATCTCTTTTCTCATTAACTTCCTATTTTTAGAGTATCTATTTTTATCCCTTCTGCAGTTATTTGATTATTCGATTTGGATTGGACATTTTTGTTGCAGGGATGGGTGACATTACAATTGACACGTGATTCTGGTTATTCTAGAGGGTTCCTTTCTGCTAGATCTGTCACTGGATTTCTTTCTGATGTTTATCCTACAGCTGCTGATGAATTAGGAAAAATATACTTAGTTGCTGATGAAAGGGTGCGTATTTGCAACAACATTTTGTTGATTTATATTCCTACATGTCTCCATCAGTTTTGCTGTAAACAAGTCATTGACTTTAATGAGATCAGGTTCAAGGAGCAGTCTTTGATCTTCCAGAGGAGATTGCAAAAGAGCTGCTGAATAAGCAAATGCCACCTGGGAACACTATTTCCAAGATTACAAAGGTTGGTTTAAGATGTTGGTCATGTTTCTCGTCATAGCCTCCTCTGTCTGGACTCTGAAGACTTATTCAAGTTGTCCATGATTTGATTTATGTAAACTGctgttgatttttatttgagatAGGTTCCCTGTGTTAAATTGCTTTTGAGTAACTGAAATGCTATGTTTTGGCAGTTGCCTGCTTTGCAAGATGATGGGCCTGCAGGTGACTACTATGGCAGATTTTCCAATAGGGATCGGAGTTCTCGAGGTGGTTCTAGAGAACGGAGAGGTTCTAGGATATCACGTGGTCGGGGCAGCAGCTGGGGCTCTGATGACGATGGTGGTGATGATTTGAATAGGCGTGGTGGCCGGAGTTTCAGATCCAATAATAATTGGTCTCGAAACTTAAGAACCAgtgaggatgattggctaattGGTGGTAGGCGATCAAACCGGTCATCATCATCTTTTGGAAGTAGGGAGAGGTAATTCTTTCATGCTATACCTTTTCATAAGCATTTTTGGTGAGTTTTTCCCCCTCCTTTTATGCATTAAGGTTACGTTTGATAGACGGAATAGGatagaataaaatatgtatatcgTAGGATATCATATGCAATTGgatcttaaatttaattgatatgATATCTTAAAGTAACATATCTAATGAGATATGTAAtgttatacttagtttagtttgtaaaatgaataaaaaaataaaatgaaatatatattatttttcactgcttaaaataaaaattatattacattccaatattttttatttaaaaaaatataaaattcttctTACTTTTAAACCATATTCATGATTTTAGTTCTTTTTACCagcaaatttaattttataatataaattttttatctaatatCAATTATGTCTTGAAGATGTTAATTATCTAAGGTTATTGCCATCTAACCACCGGCAATGATATAATTGAACTCATAGTCTAACATGAGAtgttacctataaaaaaaagtagtCTAACATGAGATGTTATTATGACAGAAGCTTTGGAGGTTCATGCTTCACCTGCGGGAGGTCTGGCCACAGAGCATCAGAGTGTCCAAACAAGCGGGACTATTAGTTGTGATGTCAACAGGATCAGGTTTTTTTCAATTGTGAGCAGGCCAGAGGCTAGTGCTGCTCCTGCTGGGCGTTAACCTATACCATTTTGTGTCTAGTCACGGGCCTGCTTAATAGGTTATTGAAATGCTCCTGTTAAGAGCTACGACAGAAAGCAACTTCAAATGACTTTTATCTATCACCATATGCGATATGTTGCTTGAGATGTTAAATTCTTTTGCTTTTATGGCAAACTTGTTTTACCTCTTTTGTTAGAACTCAAGTTGGCAATGGTAACCTTATTTTAGCAATAGCGGAAGTTTTGCATTTGCCATTTGCACAGTATTTCGTTTTCtaatctttgaaattttgagtgTTGTTTCAACAGCTTGAACGGATAACAATGTAACAGGAAGCTGGtgaaaattataagaaaatatgagaaaagcAATTGCGGTAATTCAGGACCAATGTATTAAGGTTCATATTTGGTTCCGTTCAAAGAAACATTAACAAACGGAAGAGTCTCTTGTGATTGGAATTCAGGTTCTTTATGTCATCAACTCAAAGATTTAGGCCAAGTTGGGAGGGTGTAAACATTACCACTTACAACCACTGCAAGAGAATGCTCCAatgcaaatttcattttcatttgacCACCAGCAATATCCGGTGGTTGAACTCTGTGTGCGCTTTGTTACCGTACCTATCCCTTGGGCTAACCTTTGAGGAACGTTGAGGGAGCCAAGAGGTAGATTATTATTCTCATGATAGTAATTATGTTGTGTGGATGTTTCATATTAGGTGGAATCTATCAATTAAACAAAATACCAAGATGCAGGCTGCATCAGAGagaatattagaaaatataacaAAGAAACGGGCATGGAGGACCACACAACACAGCTTAACCGACCACAGCCCATGAGTCGAATACAAATTTGGACTACAAAATCAGTCTGTTTGCCAAACACTTACCATACCCATgagtcaaaaaacaaatttggaCTACAAAATCAGTCTACTTGCCAAACAGAATGTCCATGATGCTTCTGAACACTTGGCCCCTTCTGTTCTTCAGAATCTCCCTGACAGCCTTCTCATCGGGTGTGAATCCCTTGGCCTTCATCTGCTCCAGAAACTCTCTCCCCTCCTCCACCTTTTGCTCTTTGGCGAACCCCTCGAACAGTGCCGTGTAGGTCCCAGCATTAGGGCGCATTCCCTTGCCCATCATCTCAAGGACATACTTCTTGGCCTCCCCCAGTTTGGCGTCCCCAGCAAGTCCCTTGATAAGAACGCTGTAGGTGTAGGCATTGGGCATGACACCGGAGGTCAGCATTCGCATGTACACCTTCACAGCCTCCTTGCTCTGTCCGGCATTGGCATAGGCCTCAATGACGGCGGTGTGCGCCACCACGTCGGGCATGTGGCCGTGGTCCTTAATCTGAGCGAACAGCTCCATGGCTTCATGGGTGAGCCCATCCTTGGACAATGCGTCGAACATCTTGACGGCGTTGGGAACCAACCCCTCAGTCCTCATTTTGTGGAATATATCTTGTAGGTCTTTGGGGTCTTTGGGCTCCTCTATCGCGGGTTTCTTGCTGAACGGATCGTATGGAGGTGGTAGTTTGCTCTTGTCTATTTCGTGCTTGGTCTTCTTTATCATCGTCTCCGAGTCCGAGTCCGAGTCGGAGTCGGAGGGAGAGAAGTTGATTTTAGTGCTGCTCCTGTCGGTGGAGTTGACACCAGTGTTAAATAACCTTCCCCAGCCTCTGTTCCTTAATATTACCCTCGGATTAGACATTCTCTGGTTTCCACAACCTGAATAACTAGTGTTTATCAATGGTATCGATGATGAGAACCTAGAAAACGCCTGAAAATGCATGCGGAAGAAATAGCAGCAAGGAGCGTTAGAGAGAACACAGGATCGACTTATCGCTCTCCCTGCCATAGCTATATTCTACTTCACTGCAAAACTCGTGAGAAAAAGACGATAGGCGATTCTTGTGTCTCTCAAGGCGACTGGCTATTCCTGTGTCTTtcgcgtttttttttttagcttgcatggctaattaaaaaaatatatattaaaaaggtcTCCCGAAAACTATGGAGGAAATAATGgtagatatatataaaaaaattgaaattcatattaaaataaacatcCTTTACATTTTCATATAAGCCAaatatcaaaaagaaaattttgaatttatattaaaggtgctccataatttcataaaattaaaattttattaaagatgctTCTTAAAGGGATATATTCCACgattgacattaaaaaaaattgaatttatactaaaaatgtctatttaaaaaacatatttcataattttcatattaaccacatattaaaaattaaataaatttgtgttAAAGGTATCTTGTAAGAAGACACATTtcataatttcacaaaattgaatttatactaaggATAATATCTCTTCAAGTGACACATTTTTAGAATTCTTATATCAGTtacacattaaaaataaatggaatttaTATCATGTTGGATTCTAACCTACCTTATTCGgcaattcttttttaaaacaattctaaaaaggattttttgaaatttgtcatataatattttgtaaaataatgtCCATTTGAAAggctgaaatatttttaatatatatatatattttttatattttaaaaataacttttatatgtaatattttattttttaatcattatctaTATTTGTAAAATACTTAACCTTCACGTTGACACTTATTTGTATCACTTCCCTGGGCATTAAGGTTGACACTAATTTTCCCTTATCTTTTCTACTAACCCAACCATCGTCGGAGGCTCCACGGCCACAGAGGGCCTCGCAGTGCTCACTTTTAAGTTTCTTGTGATTGCAGGGTCTGAAAGAAGAACGCGAACTAGGAGCTGACAACAACCAAATATCAACAAATTCTTTCACTAGTTATGGTACTAGTTGTGTttgattaattataactatGTTGGCATTCAACCATACTCGATGTTCTCGTTAAAAACTATGTGATTAAAGACCTTTTAGCTTGGAATGCAGTAAAACTTCCTTTAACATCATGCTCCAAAGAAAGGATGAGAATGAATTATTTGGTCAGAACTCCAAAGAGTAATAGTAAGAATGGTTAATATGAGCTGGGGACAGAACTCAGAAGAGAATACTTGGGCAATGCCATTGGGTTTTTATTCAAGTTAAGACACTTAGGCTGCAAAAGAAAGGATGAGAAAGGAAATCGagcaaaagaaagcaaaagaaagaagaaaataaataaatccggGAGTAGTTTGGCTGCAAGGCCGGCTGAGCGCTCTAAACAAAGTTCAATCGTGGTTTCTCAACAAGTGCCGTGCGCCAAAGAGGCCAAGTGTCTGCTTTGTAGAATCCGGCATTTGTAGATGCTCCAATATTCGTATATTTCTGGATTGTTGCGTAAGGTACCTTTGCCGGTCACAGATCCACTTGGTACTCGCTGCTTTTGTTTACAtataattgaattgaatttcctCCCAAGAAATTTCCTCTTTGCTCACCATCTCATCTGTAACCCTGCAGCCTGGATTGTCCTTCCATAATTTGTCATCCAACTGCAAGGAAGAACAGGAATGAAGGGCGGTGGTCAGAAGAGACTCCTTTGTCCAAAACCTAATGGTCACAAGGACAGAGATGAAGATCTTCTTCTATTCAGAGAGATTCATAAAcgtgaaaaagaaagaattgcGAGCCTCCTTCAACCCGTTTCTGATGAGTTTGAACCCAATTCTGGTAGGCATAACCATTCAGGCTTTTCAATTTGGTATCTATGTTTACCTAGTTTTTGTCTTACTCCACCCGAATCTTTGAACTACAGGAAATTATCCCCTCTATAGAATTGCATCTGCCAAGAAAGGATCTGGATATGAATTCCTTGCTGGAGGCAACAAAAATGACTATGATTGGTAATCGACACTTGTCTTGtgcaatgaaaattttctacGTGAGTAATAAATTTTAGCCTTGAGTTTGAATTTGAGTTATGATACATGGTATACTTATGTGAAGGTTAAAAACGCCACCTGCAACTCCTCTATTTCCATCTCTAGAAATGGAAGCAAATGCCCCAGACCTGGTAGTGCATCGGGAGATACCAATTCTTCAACCTCTTTCCCGGGTATAATcgttttctatttctttgaaTAATAGGCCTCTTTGTTGGCTACTTTAGCTTATGTTAGTGGACCAAAGGCTTTAGCTGATCACCAAAATTTCCTACCATAATAAGCATAGGATTAGTTCAGACATGTTATGTATTCGGACTTACGATCATTCATACTGATGAAACGCTATAAAATTAACAGTTTTCAAGCAATTCAGAGGCACCAAAGGAAGGCAATGGAAGATCATTATCTCCAAGTCCAAAGCCAAAGATTCCTCCAAGATCTACAACCCCAAGTGGGAGATCAAGCATTTCATTAGCTGAAACCAAAAACCCCAAAGGACCGCTAATTTTGAACCAAAAAGTGGGCATTGATCCCAGTAAAAGATCAAACCTGGGCACTATCACATCAAAACCCACAACCCAACAAGAAAGCGACGCCAATTTTATCACTACAAATCTTTTTAGAAACATGGGAACAGATTCAAAAATGAAACCTACAAGTAGAGGTGTCTCACCTCTAGTGAGAACAAAAATTCCAGCCCAGATTCCCGGATTTTCCAACGAAACACCTCCTAATCTGAAGACAGATCGGTCATCTTCTGCTTCGCGTGGTCGCTCTTGCAATCCAGTACTTTCCAGCCATCAAAAATCAGATTCCACCGCAAAACCAAGGAGGCAATCGTGTTCACCAAGTGTGGCTAGGAACCGGAAAGTGCAATATAAGCAAGAAAGTGAAGGAAATTTGACTACTCAGAAAGGAAGAACTCAAACAGCAAACGGAGCACAAGTTCTAGGGAGCCGGATGGTAGACAAGGTAATGAATGCTAGAAAATCAGGTGCtgaagaaagagaaacaaagCCAAATTTGCGAGGTTTGATCACTGAGAACCCTGCTTATGGGAGAACGACATCCAAGAGTTCATTGGATATGGCCCTCAAACACATGGTATGGatctattttcttattctttaaaTCTAAATGCTATGTTATATTAGATTTCGGAAATTCTTGCGAGGGTTTAGTTCCATTCCCAGAGAAGGTCCTGGCTCAATatcctcaaatattttttttttcttttgttcaaaTTTTGTCCACAGGTCTAACCAACCAACcctcaaaaaaataatagactTCCTCCATTTATAAATGAGGTTGTTTGGTCCTATGCCATCAATCATGGCAATCCCTCTTGTGTTCTTAGTTTTCCTATCTATTACAATGGAGTCTCCAAATGCTTCACCACCTTCTCCCAAAACATGAACAgcaaaaaaagataattttttcaattaaatagcAGATAAGATAACAGGTCTTCTATATTCTAGTAATGAAGATCATCATAAGTCCAGTAATTTTGACTGTATATCATCACAAACCCAGTAGTTTGGTCCATTATGCTATCCTCCccttttagttatttttgtaCTTCGGCATTCATTCCTCTTACATTCTGCCAAAGCAGCACTCAAAAGTTTTCAATAATAACGTGCACAACTAATGGAAACTAGCATGAAGAATAGAAATTcctataatattgaaaatacttAATCCTCTGAATTGTCTAAATATTCTTCAAACCCAAACAGGGAAAAATCCATTAACTCGTATGATTgaagaattaaggttttctcatTTAGTACGTGGACTTGCTCGAGATGGTTTAAACTTATATTGGCTTTTATAGTTGTTGTACTTTGGGTGCATATCTACATTTTGAGTTGGTTAAAAgtatccatttttttaatgttttatggAGGACAGGATATAAAACGAGAACAGAGTAATTCAAGAAACATTAGTCTTGGAAGAAGATTTAAAACCAGCGGCAGCACTTCACATTAAGAGCTTCTTGATTGGATAAGATTCCCACTCTAAAGCAAGAAGCGGAGAACTCCAAGTTTATAAGTTGATTAATGTGCTAGCCAGCATTGAAGGTTTGCCATCTTATGGATTATGGTGAAGTTAAAGTTTTGGAACCTGCAATATGGACCACTTGTTTTATCATTATGTGACCATGCTTATTAATATGTTTTCTGCATTTAACAAATATTGATGTGGTGTtcaagtggtttttttttttttttttttttctttttttatactTCAATTGCTATGGAGATTAGTAGTAGGAAAAGTTAGAATTGGATGATGGATTTGACCGGACTATCAATTATCATTAATTAACTTTGATCAAGAATCAATCCAAGACATACTTTGGTTAGTCAGGACCCAAACATGAGACTAATTGAAAGAAGGCAAATCCCATTTCACTTTTAAAGTGTTCACCacaaatatgttttgtttttttttttttaaagcccgTGAAGcacattttataaatattcatatCCCTCAGTTCATATTTATAATCATCATATGATTGAAGAATTAAGGTTTCCCACCATAGACTCACCGTCCAACAAAAATGCGAAGAGATGGCTGCTTTCTCGGAGGGGAGAGGAGTTTAGAAGGGTGGTAAGAGTTGGTTTGCAGTGGAATCAAAGACGTTCGAAATCTCCATTGAAGAGATTCGAGGCAAACCGAGAGGGATTATTCTAGAAAGGAGCAAAGGCTTCTCCTCTTAGATAAAAGTTGGTGAAAAGAGCTTTAGTTTTGTGTTGGAAGGGGTGGAAGACTGGTGCAGAGGAGAGTCAAGCTCAAGGCGCCTTAAAGTTTGGGAAGGAGGAAGAAAATATAGGTTGGAGTGTCGTTCAAATGAAGCCGGTAGGTATCTGCTATGCTCGGTGAGGGATTTGGAAAAGAGGTTTTGTCTAGTGTTTCTAGAAGGTAAAGGCTTAGTAGGAGGGTAGTTTCTGCTAGCTCAGAAGTTAAGGGCCCTTGGAGTTTCTACTCCAGCTTTGAGCAAAGGTGATCTGGGTACTTCCAACTCTAAAAAGGATGGTTATAGAgtcaaaggaaaagagaaagggaaaggAGTGTATGCAGAAGTCGTGAGAAAGGAGTCAGGGGAATTAGGGGATGCATTGTGGGTGCATGTTGGGGATTGTGACCTGCTCAGTAGGGAAGAGCAACTTAGTCGTTGCCTGGTAGGATGCTTTGGTGATAGTGTCGAGGTCGTTCCTTCTTTGTCCTTATTGAAGGAGTGGGTGTATGAAAGGTGGTCTCTCAAGGGAGGTTTAAAATCTCCAGTTTGGGTGGAGCCCTTGTGTTGTTCGAATTTGAAGATAAAGTCGAAGCGGATTTGGTGCTCTTAAGGGGTAGTAGATGTCTTAATAAGAGAGAGTTTTTCCTGCAGAAATGAGGACCTGAAGTGGGGTGTTTTAGAAATGGGAGCCACCCTAAGGAAGTGTGGGTGAAAGTCGTCGGACTTCCACTTCACCTTTGGAGTAGAGAGGGGTTCAAGAGTATTGGAGAGAGATGTGGGGGTTTCATAGCTGTGGATGAGGAAACCGCTTTCTTCTCCGAGTTGCAGTGGGCTCGTATCTTGGTGAGAGCTTCTGGGAAGTTTAGACCAAGAACTTTGCAGGTGGCAGCCGGGAATTTTTGTTGGACGGTGAGTCTATGGTGGGAAACTCCCCCATGGTTCTCAGAGGTAGCAGCAAGGTCCGCCTGGGTTAAAGATGAGAGGCGGGAGGTCAGGGATGAGGGCGGGGGTGAAACACGTGCCAGTGTTTGCTTGCGAGaggttcaaaattttcaatttgatatGCAGTCTCGAGGGACAGGGGAGCAGGTTGTGTGTGGTAGAAGGCAAAGGGAGGCAGCAGTTGCAGTGGCTGCAAAGGTAGGCTGCCTAGTGTAGCTGATTTGGACTCTTCTTGCGGTGGGTCTGGgcctagaaaagaaaatggggagGCTTTCAAAGGGAATGGCTGTTTGGGCTTAAGTGGCGAAGTGGTTTGGGCCAAAGGCCCATTGTCCGTCAGCCTTGAAGAGACGGGCTGGGGTGGGTCTCCTAGGCCCACTTTTAATAAGGCTGGCACGGGCTTTTTGGAGCGTCCCTCCTTAGCTAGGGCTCCATTTGTTCCCGCGAGGAGTGTTGGGGGGATGGATGCGGAGCTCTTGGCTGTTGAAGTTGCAATCGCCGCGGATTTGTTGTCGCGTCGTCGGAGGGTCACCGACGAGGCTCTGATGGAGGAGGCTTCCAGGTATTATGCTGTTcctaattcttcttcttctttggggCTTCGGGAATCCTCTTCTTATTCTTCTCTTTGGCCACGCCGAAGCTGTAGGGGTGTCGGAGGGGTTTGCTTATGGAGCGGAAGGGGAGTTGGGTCGGTTTGCGCTGAGTGTGGTGTGGAATAGAGCTACGTCGGCTTTCGCAGGCTGGAGTGAGCCTTCTTGGGACTTGGTTGACGCTGAGAGAGTGAATGGGTTAGCACTTGTCCTGGTGGGGTCGGACTTTACGAGTCCTTTTGAGAAAAGGAGTGTTTGTCACCTAGAAGAAGGGGGATGTGATGAAGGGTGGAGTTCAAGCAGTCTTGCGATGTTCAGTTGCTGCTTGGGTATGCTGATGGAAGGCTTCGAAGAGGAAATTTTGTACTTCTTAAGGAGAATGAAGGGGAGAATTGAGCAAAAGGGTAAGGAAAGGGTGACTAGGAAGATGagtttaaaatcttcaaaatccaGTAGGGAACTTAAGAAGCTAGAGTGGACTGTTAGCTACAAAAAAGCAAAAATGGGTTCTAGAGTGGGTATTTTCGGAGGGGCTTCAGGATCAGGGTGTAAATAAAGATAAGAATTCTATCGTGGAATGTTAGAGGGGCTAATGATAGGGATAAAAGGAAGATTATCAAGTCAGTCATTAAATCCCAGAGAGTGGACATGGTTTGTTTACAGgaaactaaaattaaagaaatgactaCAGGGCTTGTTCGTAGTCTAGGGGTGGGAAGAAATCTAGAATGGAGAGCAGTCAATTCTAGGGGTGCAGCTGGTGGTATTTTGGTGTTCTGGGACAATAGATTGGTGGAGCTGGTTGGCTGGGAAAAAGGGGTTTTCTCAATTTCGTGCCGGTTTAAAAATTGTGTGGATGATGTAGTGTGGGTGTTCACTAGAGTGTATGGGCCGGTATGCAGTAGAGATAGAGAGGATTTCTGGGAGGAACTTGGGTCAGTTAAAGGGTTATGGTGTGACCCTTGGTGTGTGGGAGGGGATTTCAATTTGGTAAGGTTTCTAGAGGAGCGCAGTAGGGGAGGTGGGCTTATTGCTTCAATGAGGAGATTCTCAGAAGTGATAGAGGATTTGGAGTTGATGGATTTTCCTTTGACGGGGGGCCCATTTACTTGG
Above is a genomic segment from Vitis riparia cultivar Riparia Gloire de Montpellier isolate 1030 chromosome 14, EGFV_Vit.rip_1.0, whole genome shotgun sequence containing:
- the LOC117929822 gene encoding pentatricopeptide repeat-containing protein At4g38150-like, whose protein sequence is MAGRAISRSCVLSNAPCCYFFRMHFQAFSRFSSSIPLINTSYSGCGNQRMSNPRVILRNRGWGRLFNTGVNSTDRSSTKINFSPSDSDSDSDSETMIKKTKHEIDKSKLPPPYDPFSKKPAIEEPKDPKDLQDIFHKMRTEGLVPNAVKMFDALSKDGLTHEAMELFAQIKDHGHMPDVVAHTAVIEAYANAGQSKEAVKVYMRMLTSGVMPNAYTYSVLIKGLAGDAKLGEAKKYVLEMMGKGMRPNAGTYTALFEGFAKEQKVEEGREFLEQMKAKGFTPDEKAVREILKNRRGQVFRSIMDILFGK
- the LOC117929821 gene encoding DEAD-box ATP-dependent RNA helicase 3, chloroplastic, which codes for MASSIIGVSSVYQTTALELSRRTSAHSLSLLFSDKTHLGVFKAPNTRVLSDASLRRSFKQGISFVPSAIATPNSVLSEEAFKGLGGFSKDPLDVTDTDDDYDPEIEASAAAQEDELALAQLGLPPRLVESLEQRGITHLFPIQRAVLVPALEGRDLIARAKTGTGKTLAFGIPIIKRLSEDDEKRTSQRRSGRLPRVLVLAPTRELAKQVEKEIKESAPYLSTVCVYGGVSYITQQNALSRGVDVVVGTPGRIIDLINGNSLKLGEVQNLVLDEADQMLAVGFEEDVEVILEKLPSERQSMLFSATMPAWVKKLARKYLDNPLTIDLVGDHDEKLAEGIKLYAIPTTATSKRTILSDLITVYAKGGKTIVFTQTKRDADEVSMALTNSIASEALHGDISQHQRERTLNGFRQGKFTVLVATDVAARGLDIPNVDLIIHYELPNDPETFVHRSGRTGRAGKEGTAILMFTSSQRRTVKSLERDVGCKFEFISPPAIEEILESSAEQVVATLNGVHPKSVEFFTPTAQKLIEEKGTGALAAALAHLSGFSQPPSFRSLISHEQGWVTLQLTRDSGYSRGFLSARSVTGFLSDVYPTAADELGKIYLVADERVQGAVFDLPEEIAKELLNKQMPPGNTISKITKLPALQDDGPAGDYYGRFSNRDRSSRGGSRERRGSRISRGRGSSWGSDDDGGDDLNRRGGRSFRSNNNWSRNLRTSEDDWLIGGRRSNRSSSSFGSRERSFGGSCFTCGRSGHRASECPNKRDY
- the LOC117930378 gene encoding uncharacterized protein LOC117930378; the encoded protein is MKGGGQKRLLCPKPNGHKDRDEDLLLFREIHKREKERIASLLQPVSDEFEPNSGNYPLYRIASAKKGSGYEFLAGGNKNDYDWLKTPPATPLFPSLEMEANAPDLVVHREIPILQPLSRFSSNSEAPKEGNGRSLSPSPKPKIPPRSTTPSGRSSISLAETKNPKGPLILNQKVGIDPSKRSNLGTITSKPTTQQESDANFITTNLFRNMGTDSKMKPTSRGVSPLVRTKIPAQIPGFSNETPPNLKTDRSSSASRGRSCNPVLSSHQKSDSTAKPRRQSCSPSVARNRKVQYKQESEGNLTTQKGRTQTANGAQVLGSRMVDKVMNARKSGAEERETKPNLRGLITENPAYGRTTSKSSLDMALKHMDIKREQSNSRNISLGRRFKTSGSTSH